One segment of Halomarina pelagica DNA contains the following:
- a CDS encoding PD-(D/E)XK nuclease family protein, protein MPITRAKSIDSLYQECKDFDLVLVPDAPMASALNQRLDKPHFGPFAITPRRLAARRREQAEDRLAFLELIQTTDLAWKEAAYAVGNLLQCWEYQATADAILEYERFATDATHTAVDCVAEMDTTSRRLTEYSVDDGTSVAVVGIKQFTALERSVLPSEYETIDPFTDEPFDHSPFRILDSPAAIVDVVLDTVTQENADDVGVVLDGASQYSSLIESALEAADIPYYGGPGFNDDTHHRAFLQLLRSVHAGQDTRVGDVRPLLTQLGMSINIEHDEKRLYDLDRPEVDWLLEFREEVSDDTFAGAIEAYEAVTDSALDALRDELETLGILNDVVSEVAVDRLEFYLQSYEVPIDRENEGVLLADAKSAAHVDRPVVFYLGLDEGWTHSSPRRPWVDQDQEFERNIRQFQLMLQSGVDQYYLVQNTAGGTPVTPCLYFEELFDEEFEHFSELDSIHHSRTFRPTQDGFEKESLDITPEEVAALSQSSLNTYVNSPRDHFFSRLVDNPDKDYFREGNLFHDFAEFYVAHPDVIEDEALDEIATVILDEVDPFLRNVDREVRHTKYRIGLQTIVEFLDTNPPRGDELLATSGGWGQNFFAAYYDHPIDASHTERWFENTDLGLKGKIDLVHDPTHLLDYKSGTKKSAYSIVKHSALDPPSDKPNFQALLYLAHQRTEQPNEELRFAFFHFLETIDDVVTGEGSLDDCLTTVTYYPLTYEEYIARPAVFTELQEEAANDCNKTFSKTEYEVYRVVFDAYEFPSTRDSDELIDSEFGQCLTERMKAEVGNYKYVTKGCKQALRHLLRIRNQNYFSDDVDAFEQFIRERLDELNARRAGEERFPVQGLGGDPNYRYVNNRDCILEGETR, encoded by the coding sequence GTGCCGATTACACGAGCGAAATCAATTGACTCTCTTTATCAGGAATGCAAGGATTTCGACCTTGTGCTCGTGCCCGATGCGCCGATGGCGAGTGCACTAAATCAACGTCTCGACAAACCACATTTCGGGCCATTCGCGATCACTCCTCGGCGTCTCGCTGCTCGACGCCGAGAGCAAGCAGAAGACCGACTCGCATTTCTCGAGCTAATCCAGACAACGGACCTCGCCTGGAAGGAAGCCGCTTACGCGGTTGGGAATCTCCTCCAGTGCTGGGAGTACCAGGCGACTGCCGACGCCATCCTTGAGTACGAACGGTTCGCGACCGACGCGACGCACACTGCCGTTGACTGCGTCGCTGAGATGGACACGACGTCTCGCCGTCTCACCGAGTATTCCGTCGACGACGGCACATCAGTTGCAGTCGTCGGTATCAAGCAATTCACCGCCCTCGAACGTTCGGTCCTTCCATCTGAGTACGAGACAATCGATCCGTTCACAGACGAACCGTTTGATCATTCACCGTTCCGAATTCTAGATTCACCTGCTGCGATCGTCGACGTCGTACTCGATACGGTCACACAGGAAAACGCCGATGATGTCGGTGTCGTTCTCGATGGCGCCAGCCAATATTCCTCACTTATCGAATCGGCACTCGAAGCAGCCGATATTCCATACTACGGTGGTCCAGGATTCAACGACGATACTCACCACCGTGCGTTTCTGCAACTCCTTCGGAGCGTCCACGCTGGACAGGACACGCGCGTTGGGGATGTCCGACCTCTGCTCACCCAACTGGGGATGTCTATCAACATCGAGCACGATGAGAAGCGTCTCTACGACCTTGATCGACCAGAAGTCGATTGGCTCCTCGAATTCCGTGAGGAGGTCAGCGATGACACTTTTGCGGGTGCTATCGAGGCCTACGAAGCAGTCACGGATTCCGCTCTCGACGCCCTCCGAGACGAACTCGAAACGCTTGGCATCCTAAACGACGTAGTCTCTGAAGTCGCGGTTGATCGTCTCGAGTTCTATCTGCAGTCGTACGAAGTTCCAATTGATCGCGAAAACGAAGGTGTCCTATTAGCAGACGCGAAGTCAGCTGCGCACGTCGACCGCCCCGTCGTGTTTTATCTCGGTCTCGATGAAGGGTGGACGCACTCATCGCCACGTAGACCGTGGGTTGACCAGGATCAGGAATTCGAACGCAACATCCGCCAGTTCCAGCTCATGCTTCAGAGTGGTGTCGACCAGTATTACCTCGTACAGAATACTGCCGGTGGGACGCCTGTCACACCGTGTCTCTACTTCGAGGAGCTGTTTGATGAGGAGTTTGAGCACTTCAGCGAGCTCGACTCAATACACCACTCCCGAACGTTCCGACCGACACAGGACGGTTTCGAGAAGGAATCACTCGACATTACTCCCGAGGAAGTCGCTGCGCTCAGTCAGTCAAGTCTGAATACGTACGTCAACTCACCTCGAGATCACTTCTTCAGTCGCCTCGTTGATAATCCGGACAAGGACTACTTCAGAGAAGGCAATTTGTTCCACGATTTCGCGGAGTTCTACGTGGCCCATCCAGACGTTATCGAGGACGAAGCACTCGATGAGATTGCGACGGTGATTCTCGACGAGGTTGATCCGTTCCTTCGGAACGTCGACCGCGAGGTTCGACATACCAAGTACCGTATCGGTCTGCAGACGATCGTCGAATTTTTAGATACCAACCCCCCTCGCGGTGATGAGTTGCTGGCGACGAGTGGTGGCTGGGGTCAGAATTTCTTCGCTGCGTACTACGACCACCCCATAGACGCTTCACACACGGAACGCTGGTTCGAGAACACTGATCTCGGCCTGAAAGGGAAGATTGACCTCGTTCATGACCCGACACACCTCCTCGATTACAAAAGTGGGACGAAGAAATCGGCTTACTCGATTGTCAAGCACTCCGCGCTTGATCCGCCGAGTGACAAGCCAAACTTCCAGGCACTGCTATATCTCGCTCACCAGCGTACCGAGCAGCCGAATGAGGAGCTGCGATTTGCGTTCTTCCACTTCCTCGAAACGATTGATGACGTTGTGACTGGTGAGGGTTCGCTCGACGACTGTCTCACAACGGTGACATACTATCCACTCACCTATGAGGAGTACATCGCGAGACCAGCCGTTTTCACTGAACTGCAGGAGGAGGCCGCAAACGACTGTAACAAGACGTTCTCAAAGACGGAGTATGAGGTATATCGAGTAGTCTTCGATGCGTACGAGTTCCCGTCGACGCGTGACAGCGACGAGCTCATCGACTCTGAATTCGGTCAGTGCCTGACCGAGCGAATGAAGGCCGAGGTCGGGAACTACAAATACGTCACAAAGGGCTGTAAGCAGGCACTCAGGCACTTGCTTCGGATCCGAAACCAGAACTACTTCTCCGACGATGTGGACGCTTTTGAGCAGTTCATTCGGGAGCGACTCGACGAATTGAATGCCCGCCGTGCTGGTGAGGAACGCTTCCCGGTCCAGGGACTCGGTGGTGACCCGAATTATCGCTACGTCAATAACCGCGATTGCATCCTAGAGGGTGAAACCCGATGA